Genomic window (Chryseobacterium bernardetii):
GCATGAAATCTATCTTAATAAAAACACAAGCAATTATTTTCGTACTCTTTGGATTTACCATGGTTTTTGCCCAAAACAGCATGAAAATTCCTTCTGATGCCGTATTTTATATGGAAGTCAACGGGAAACAGCTTAATAATAAAATAAACTGGACTAAACTGAATCCTTTGCTGCATGAACTCAGTAAAAAAGGCAAAGAAAAACCTTCATGGACAGATTATTCCAAAACAGGAATCAAATACGACGCTGTTCAGTATCACTATGCCAGCTTTAATGACTCCATTAAGACATACAATACCCATTTTATCATTGATAATCAAGAAAAATTCCAGCAGTTTGTCAATTCTATGAAGAAGAAAGGGCAGGAGGTTTTCAGCAGAAAGAACTATTCTTACGTAGATATTGATGATGATATTTTTGTAGCCTGGAATGGGAGCCGTGCTGTTCTCAGCATGATCAGCTATACCAAACCTTATAAAGAAAATCTTTGGGCTGCAGATGGGGTTGCAGACAGTGCAGCCGTTGCTGTTGTCGATTCTGCTGTTATTGCACCAGATGCCGCAGATGTATATGCTGATGAACCGGAAAAACCTTTTGATTACAAAGAAGAAATTAAAAATCTGAAGGAAGATATTAAGTATCTGAAAGAAAGCATTAAAGATAATAACAAAGAAATTGCAAGAATTCAGAAGGATATCAAGTACCTTCAAAAGCATCATAAATATCCTCAGGAAAAAGAAAGTCCGGAAATTGCTGAAAATGAAGGAGAAATGCCTGGCGAATCTTATGATGAGGAAGGTGAGAAAGCTTTCCAGAAAGAGCAGGATTCTATCAGAAGAGAAAATTTCAAGATTGTTCAAAAGAATGCAGAAGCCAGGTTTGATCAATACTTCAGTTCAAATTTGGAAATTGAAGTTCCTAAGGAAATGCTGGCATTCAGAGATGGTAATTCTGATGTTTTTGTCTATACAGACTATGGCAGAATTGTAAATGACGGAATTTATGGAAAGATGACAAAGTATTATACTTACGGACAGCTTTTCAAAAATATGTACAATTCCAACCATTCTTACAACCTGTATTTTGATAAAGATAAAGTAAGGCTGGTGAATAATTATCAGCATAAAAACCCTGAAATTCAGAAGAGTATGTCTGCTATTTACAAAGGGAAGAAAAACAGAAAGCTTCTGGAACTTATCAATGAAAAAAGTGTTGGCTATTATGCGATGAATGTAAACGGAGCGAAATGCTTTGACATGATGTACAGCCTTCTTCAGAATTCAGGAGTCAGCGAGTATAAAAAAGAAATGGAGCTCATCATGGAAACCATGAAAATTGTTCTGGATGAAGATGCGATTGCAAAAATAGCACCAGGAAACGGAATATTTGTCTTGAATGAACTGAAATCCAAACAGGTAGAGTATACCGATTATGAATATGATGCTGATTTCAATGAAAAAGAAGTAAAGAAAACCAAGGAAATTGCTGTTCCTAACTTTACATTTGCCTTTGCAACGGAGAATGAGGGGTATTGGAACCGTATTTTTGATATGCTGGCAACCAACAAAAAACTATCTAAAAGATTCTCTAAAAAAGGAAACGTATACGCATTTAAAGAAGAAAAAAATGGTGGGTACATTGATCAGCTGTTCTTTACTGTAAAAGATGGAGTGGTATATTTAATGAGTTCCACAGACAATATGTTACCGGTGAATCAATCTGATATTTCCAGAAAATGGGCAAAAGATTCTGCTAAATATCCTTTATCCGGAAGATTGGATATCCAGAAACTTCTAACTGGGCTGGACAAAGAATTCAAGAGTCCTAAAGATAGAAAGACATTGGACGCCATCAGAAAAAATGTAGGGGAACTATACTATAAGACAGAAGTAAAAGGAGAAAGTATCCAGACTGAAATGAATTATAATATCAAAGATTCTTCAGAGAACAGTTTGATGTATTTCTTTGATGTATTTGATCAGATTTTTAAAACAAAGGAAACAGAAAAGAAGTCATCCATTCTATAAATGAAAAAAAAGAAGATTATTGCCCCGTTACTTTTATTGCTCGCTGTTGCGTTATATTTTGTGGTTTTTCATAAAGATAAGAACCTCAGATATATTCCTGAGAATGCGGATGCAGTTGTTTTAATTGACAGTAAAAAACTAATGGGGCAGTACCTCTTCAGCTTGGCAGCACATCCTTCAAAGTGGTGGGGTGATACTACGAAAAGTAAAAGCTCCGCTTCAATAAAAGATTCCGGAATCCGAATTCCGGATTTTTTACAGATTTTCCACGTTAAAGACACTAAGTTCTCCGATTGGTACAGTGTTTTAGAACTTAAAGACCCACAGAAATTTATTGCTTTTTTGAAGTTGCAGAAGTTTACAGATAAAGGAAATAATCATTTTCAGAAAGGCCAGTTTTTCTTTATGATAGAAGGGAACTTCTGTATTGCGGGAACTTCTGATCTGGCTTTTGATCCCATTAAGAAACAACTTCTTAAGACTTCTTCAAATCATGTTTGGGAGGCAGACAAACTGATTCAGAATACATTGGGAAGCATTTCTTTTATTTCAGGGCAGAAAGTTCAAAACTTTTCTGTTGAATTAAAGGACGACGAAATAGAGGTCAGAAATAATTCAAATCAGGAGATTTTTAATGCAATAACTTCAAAGCTTCAAAAAGGAAAGGAATTTCTGACATTGCAGCTGGATCAGAAAAACCTTAGGAGCTTTACCCGTTTTTTTAATAAAAATATTGCAGATTCTTTACAGGCTGCTTCTTTAAAAGCTTCTGCAGATCTTGAGCAGGTAAATGATACCATCATCAGCTATGAATATGATGATAACTTTAATGAAGTTGAAAAAAAAGCCATTCAGAAGATTGTACAGCCTAATTATGTTATTGATATCCAAAGTAAGGATCCAGGAAAAACCTGGCACTATTTCCTGTCTAAAAAGTGGATCAATAGTGAAAATCAATTCACTGCAATTCCTTTCCAGCCAAATAAAATAAGTCAGAACAGAGGCAGAATTATAATAAACTCAACCAGAAAAGCAATATCATTACCCCCTCAACTAAACGAGAACTACATTGTCATCCGAAACAGTACTTTGCTGTATTCTTCTTTAAAAACCCTGAGCAATACTGAGAAAAAAATCATTTCTGATATTGATTATGTACTGTATGGCAATACATCAGAAAATTATTGGCTGAAAATAAAGGCGAAAAAAGGAGAATTACCCTTAATTTTACGGTGGTAATCTGGAAACTCAACTGAAAAAATCCAATTAATGGCTCCATCAGAAATAGCTTTACTGAAAACCTGTACACATTATTTTTTACATTTTGTGTTTCCTGTCTTTATTGCGCTGGTCTTTTATCCTGAAAACTGGAAGAAAGTGTATCTTATATTATTGGCAACAATGCTGGTAGATCTGGACCATCTTTTTGCCAATCCTATTTTTGATCCCTCAAGAGAAAGCATAGGTTTTCATTTTTTACATTCCTATTATGCCATTGCGGTGTATTTTTTGATGCTGTTTTTTAGAGGGAATATCAGAATTGTTGCCATTGGATTACTTTTTCATATGTTAACAGATTATCAGGACTTTAACTTCTGGCCTCATTAAAATAACATTAATATTTTCTTTTGATATTGAAAATATTATAGATTTTTTGTATTTTGTAGTCACTTTATGAAGCTTAAAGAACTTTTACATTACACCTATATTTTTCCTGTCCTTGCGGTAGGGTATTACTTTTCCGGACTGATGGGAAATGGCGTTGTTTATGATATCATTGCCGGGATTTTACTTATTGGAAGTGTTTTATCGGCAGTTCACCATGCAGAAATGGTAGCTCATAAAGTAGGAGAACCTTTCGGGACCATTATCCTTGCTCTTTGTATCACCATTATTGAAGTAGCGCTAATCATCTCACTGATGGTGGCCGGCGGAGATCAGGCGATCACGCTGGCCAGAGATACCGTTTTTGCTGCCGTAATGCTGATCCTGAACGGGATTTTAGGAATCTGTATTCTGGTAGGTGGCGTGAAATATCATGAACAGTTCTTTGCAAGAACTTCAGCAACTACTTATCTGGTAAGTATTGTCTCTATTTTAGTGCTTACCCTTGTACTTCCTAACTTCACTTCAAGCGTCAACGGACCTTTCTATAATGAAGCACAGCTTATTTTCATATCCATCGCATGTCTTGCTATTTATGGTGTTTTCCTGATGGTACAGACAGTAAGGCACAGAAGCTACTTCGTTGTTCCTGATGAACATCCTGAAGAACATTATATTCCTACTTTAACAAAAACCCTGATAAGTTTTGGCTTTCTGGTTATTTGCCTGGTGATCGTTGTTTTAATGGCAAAAGGACTTTCGGATACAATTGAAGCAATGGTGCAAAGCGTAGGAGCTCCTAAATCTTTGGTAGGGGTTATTATTGCAGCGGTTGTTCTTCTTCCTGAAGGAGTTGCAGCCATCAGGGCAGCCAGAAATAATCAGATACAATCCAGTTTAAATTTGGCATTGGGATCAGCATTAGCAAGTATCGGATTAACAATTCCTGCAGTTTCTGTAGTGTGTATTATGTATGATATTCCGTTGGTATTAGGGTTGGATAAGAAAGATGTTATCCTTCTTTCCCTGTCAGTGTTTATTGTGATGCTTTCCTTAAGCCGGGGGAAGACCAATATCCTGTACGGAACCGTGCTATTAGTGAATCTTGCAGCGTATATCTTTACGGTGATTGTTCCTTAATAGAATCTCATAACCTGCATTACGAATCTCATTAAAGCCTTCTCGCCAATTCCATTTTAAAGGCCATCAGCTTGGCTATGTTCTCGGATTTGTAGATCGCCATATCAGCATTTTCACCTACGAAATTCTCCTCAATGGTAGTTCTCCATAGTTCCAGCCATCTGTCGAAGTGTTTTTGTTCCATAGCCTGTATCTCATTGATCGGAAAATGGACGCCCATTGGATTCCCTTTGTAAGTCATTTGCCCAAACAGGATAGATTCCCAAAATGAATACATTTTAGGAAGATGTTTATCCCAGTCAACTTTGGCAATATCATTGAAGAAGAAGCCAATTGTTTCATCCTTCACTACTTTAGTATAAAATGAATTCACCAGGTATTCAATGTCTTCTCTTGATTCAAGCTTTTTCATATCCCAAATTTACTGTAAAATCAAATTGAATAAGTAAAGGATTCAATTGATAAAATTCATGAAAACAATATTTTATCTTTGTATCCGGAATCAGTAGAAGATTAATGGTTAATAATTAAGTGATTCAAATAACAAATGATATAAGATGACAAGAGGATTCAGAAAAAAGATCCGCCAGAAGAACACTGAAAACAGTGGTTTCGGAAGCAATGCCTCAGGAAGATTCATCAATAAAGATGGCCTTCCCAATGTAAAGAGAACAGGTGTAAATGTTTTCAACAGCCTGAGCTGGTATCATACCATGCTGAATTTGTCTTCATTCCGTTTTATTTCATATCTTGTTGTGGCCTATATTCTTGTAAACCTTGTGTTTGCGATGATCTATTACCTGATAGGTGTAGAGCACCTGACGGGGATAGATAAGAGTGATCCGCTGAATGAGTTTATCGATGTTTTCTTTTTCAGCTCACAGACCTTTACCACAGTAGGATATGGAAGAATTGCTCCTGTAGGCTTTTTGGCTAGTTTGGTAGCTACTTTTGAAGCTTTTCTAGGATTGCTTACCTTTGCCATTGCAACAGGTCTTTTTTACGGAAGATTTTCAAGACCGAGGGCTTATTTAAGGTTTTCTGATATTGCAGTGATTGCTCCTTTTGAAGAAGGAACGGCCTTAATGTTCAGGTTGGCGCCTTATAAGAATAATGCGCTTACAGATGCTGATGTTATTGTATCTACAGCCATTGAAGTAATTGAAAATGATGTTCCCAAGAGCAATTTTTACAGGTTGGAAACCCATTTAAGTAAAATCAATACTTTAGCTCTGAACTGGACGGTAGTTCATAAAATCAATGAAAGTTCTCCTTTTTACGGCTTCTCCGAAGATGATTTTAAAAGTACAGATATAGAGATCATTGTTCAGGTACGGGCATTTGATGAAGTGTTCTCCAATACAGTAGTTCAGAGATCTTCGTATGTGACAGGGGAAATTGTATACGGAGCAAAATTTGTCCCTATGTATTATCCTGACAAAAAGAATCTTGCCACCATTTTAGATCTTGATAAGATCAACGAATATCAAAAAACAGATCTTCCTGCTCAGCCAGGAAACAGAGAATAAATGAATTTAGATTTTTATAAAAAACAAGCTTTACAAAAGCAGAAAGAGCATAAG
Coding sequences:
- a CDS encoding DUF6122 family protein, whose translation is MAPSEIALLKTCTHYFLHFVFPVFIALVFYPENWKKVYLILLATMLVDLDHLFANPIFDPSRESIGFHFLHSYYAIAVYFLMLFFRGNIRIVAIGLLFHMLTDYQDFNFWPH
- a CDS encoding group III truncated hemoglobin encodes the protein MKKLESREDIEYLVNSFYTKVVKDETIGFFFNDIAKVDWDKHLPKMYSFWESILFGQMTYKGNPMGVHFPINEIQAMEQKHFDRWLELWRTTIEENFVGENADMAIYKSENIAKLMAFKMELARRL
- a CDS encoding ion channel, whose product is MTRGFRKKIRQKNTENSGFGSNASGRFINKDGLPNVKRTGVNVFNSLSWYHTMLNLSSFRFISYLVVAYILVNLVFAMIYYLIGVEHLTGIDKSDPLNEFIDVFFFSSQTFTTVGYGRIAPVGFLASLVATFEAFLGLLTFAIATGLFYGRFSRPRAYLRFSDIAVIAPFEEGTALMFRLAPYKNNALTDADVIVSTAIEVIENDVPKSNFYRLETHLSKINTLALNWTVVHKINESSPFYGFSEDDFKSTDIEIIVQVRAFDEVFSNTVVQRSSYVTGEIVYGAKFVPMYYPDKKNLATILDLDKINEYQKTDLPAQPGNRE
- a CDS encoding calcium:proton antiporter, with amino-acid sequence MKLKELLHYTYIFPVLAVGYYFSGLMGNGVVYDIIAGILLIGSVLSAVHHAEMVAHKVGEPFGTIILALCITIIEVALIISLMVAGGDQAITLARDTVFAAVMLILNGILGICILVGGVKYHEQFFARTSATTYLVSIVSILVLTLVLPNFTSSVNGPFYNEAQLIFISIACLAIYGVFLMVQTVRHRSYFVVPDEHPEEHYIPTLTKTLISFGFLVICLVIVVLMAKGLSDTIEAMVQSVGAPKSLVGVIIAAVVLLPEGVAAIRAARNNQIQSSLNLALGSALASIGLTIPAVSVVCIMYDIPLVLGLDKKDVILLSLSVFIVMLSLSRGKTNILYGTVLLVNLAAYIFTVIVP